The following is a genomic window from Candidatus Desulfofervidus auxilii.
AGGACATTTCCATTATGATGCGAAGAAAGATATATTTTATATTATGGATGTAGCCAGAGTAAAGTATAATCCTAAATTTAAAATAAGATATTTAATAAAAGACCTTGCTCAATTGAAGTATTCTTTTATGGAAACTTTTAAAGAACAAAATTTATACTGGTGGGATTTTTTTTGGAAAGAATATAATAAACATAGAAAGGAAAAACTTGGAAAACTTATAAAGTTTTTAATAAATAAAAAAGCTCAATTGATAGATAAACATACTCAAAAAATAATAAAAAAAGGTGGAGAAGGCGTAATAACTTATTATAAAAAATCCTAATTTAAGTATGCTTGAAATCTTACAAGAGGGGAAAGGGAGAAAGATCGAATTTAACCATAAAGATGGTTTGGTGTATAAGTCAGGCTCTTTTTTTAAATTATTAAAAGAATGGCACAAATTAAAGAAAGCTTATAGTCTGAATTTAAATGTCCCCAAACCTATTAAATTTATTAAACAATCTTTGTTTAAAGCTCAAATTGTAATGTCTTTTATTAAGGGAAATACTTTGGAAAATTTGCTACCTAATTTAAGTTATTCAGATAAAATTAAACTTGCCTTTAACTTAGGAAAAACTTTTAAAGAATTAAATAAGCATAAATTGTGGCATAAAGATATTCATAAAGGAAATATTATAGTTACTCCAGAAGGGAAAATTTTTTTACTTGATTTATATAAACTCCAAAAAAGCCCGAGTTTTAAGATTTCTCAAATTAAACAATTAGCAGTTCTTTATGGAGTATTTATAAAAGATTTAAACATAAAAATAATTTTATCTTTTTTAAAAGGATATTTAGGGAATTATGCAAATGCTAAAGAATTTATAAAAGAATATGGATCACAAATTCAAGAAAAAGGAATAAAAAATTTGATAAACATTTTAAAAAAAGAAATTTCTAATCTTGATAATCCAAGAAGATTTAAGAAAATCGTATTAGGAGATTGGAAAGGATATCTTGCTTTAAGAACAAATGGTTTATTTTATGAAAACGAAATTTTAGATTGGTTAGAGGGTTATCAAAAAGAAAATAAAATTTTAGGTGAAATTGTAAAAGAGGGGAGATCAGCCTTAGTAGTAAAATATAAAAATATTTGTCTTAAATTGTTTAAAAAAAGGGTGCATAAATGGAAAGGTTTAAAGGACTTATTTTTATATAGAATAAAATATACAAGAGCTAGAAAATCATTTTTTAATTCATACTTATTTTATTTTACTTGTGGATATACACCTCCACCATTAGCTTTTTTTGAAAATAAAAATGGAGAAGGAATATTTGTTACACTTTTTATTGAGGATTCTATTACTTTTTTAAAATTTATAGAAAAATTTTCAGATAAAGAGAAGGTTCCATATATAAATAGGCTTCTAAAATGGTATAAAAAAATTTTGGATTACAATTTTATAAGTAAAGATGCCAATTTAAGAAATATATTGGTTAATTCAAAAAATAATATATGGCTAATTGATTCACTTGATATTGTTTATACTAATAATCTTAAAAAGAAAATGAAGAGTATTAATAGATTGTTAAAGGATTTAAAAATTTATGAATAAGAACTATAAAATAGAAAATTTAAAAATATCTTTAATTATAACAACCTATAATACCCCGCATTTTTTGGAAAAAGTTTTGCAAAGTGTGCTTAAACAAACTTTATTACCTTATGAAGTAATCATTGCTGATGATGGTTCTACTGAAGAAACTGCAAGATTAATAAAAAAATATCAGAAAATATTTCCTGTACCACTTTTACATGTGTGGCATGAAGATTTAGGCTTTAGAGCTGCAAAAATAAGAAATGAAGCAATTAAAATATCTTCAGGAAATTATATTGTTTTTTTAGATGGAGATTGTATCCCTGATAAAAATTTTATCTTTGATCATGTTAAATTAGCAGAAAGTGAATACTTTGTTCAGGGTAAAAGAATTCTTTTAGATCAAAAAATTTCTCAAAATTTTAGTTTTGATACTATAGAATCTTTTTCTAAAAAACTAAAACTCTTTTTTTCT
Proteins encoded in this region:
- a CDS encoding AarF/UbiB family protein, with protein sequence MLEILQEGKGRKIEFNHKDGLVYKSGSFFKLLKEWHKLKKAYSLNLNVPKPIKFIKQSLFKAQIVMSFIKGNTLENLLPNLSYSDKIKLAFNLGKTFKELNKHKLWHKDIHKGNIIVTPEGKIFLLDLYKLQKSPSFKISQIKQLAVLYGVFIKDLNIKIILSFLKGYLGNYANAKEFIKEYGSQIQEKGIKNLINILKKEISNLDNPRRFKKIVLGDWKGYLALRTNGLFYENEILDWLEGYQKENKILGEIVKEGRSALVVKYKNICLKLFKKRVHKWKGLKDLFLYRIKYTRARKSFFNSYLFYFTCGYTPPPLAFFENKNGEGIFVTLFIEDSITFLKFIEKFSDKEKVPYINRLLKWYKKILDYNFISKDANLRNILVNSKNNIWLIDSLDIVYTNNLKKKMKSINRLLKDLKIYE
- a CDS encoding glycosyltransferase family 2 protein — translated: MNKNYKIENLKISLIITTYNTPHFLEKVLQSVLKQTLLPYEVIIADDGSTEETARLIKKYQKIFPVPLLHVWHEDLGFRAAKIRNEAIKISSGNYIVFLDGDCIPDKNFIFDHVKLAESEYFVQGKRILLDQKISQNFSFDTIESFSKKLKLFFSPKISNRHHLIRIPFFPAFRNKKIKGIKGCNMGIFKKDLLAVNGFNEDFLGWGREDTELIIRLYKYGLKRKEHPFMAICFHLWHPPQPRENLNKNDALVEKALNSDNYFCANGIMKVK